GGTGACATAATAATGGCAGTTAAAATTCGTTTAAAACGTATGGGTTCAAAAAGAAATCCATTTTATCGTATTGTAGTAGCAGATTCTCGTTCTCCACGTGATGGACGTTTCATCGAGGTAGTAGGAACTTACGCTCCAACTAAAAACCCTGCAGAAGTAACAATCAAAGAAGATTTAGTTTTAGATTGGTTATCAAAAGGTGCACAACCTTCAGATACAGTTCGTAACATCCTTTCTAAAGAAGGCGTTATGAAAAAACATCACGAAGCTAAATTCACTAAATAGTTTAAATGAAAGACGTTTCTTTTTAATAAGAAACGTCTTTTTTGTTTATTTTTTGTAATATTAAATGATTATCAGTTGAATTTATCAACAAATTTCAAAAATAAGTCGATTGGGATTGTTTTTATTTTGATTATTTCGTATTATAGAATTAGGGAATAAAGAATCACAGTATCTATAAATAGAGGTGATGGACATGTCAGATGAGCAAGATGCTAAACAAATCAGCTCGTTTATCCGTATTTTCTCAAACTACTTAAATACGATAGAAAAGAAAATGTCTAATGAACAATTGACGTTTAACGAGATAAAAGTGATGTTGGAGCTTTATGAAGCGGATAATCTAACAGCACGAGATATTGAAGAACGATTAGATTTAGATAAAAGTTACATGAGTCGTATTCTGAAAAATTTAGCAGATTTAGAATTTATTGAAAAAGAACAATCATTTGAAGACAAACGTTTGTTTTATTTATCGTTAACAAAAGAAGGTAAAGAGGCCGCTAAACAATTATATTATCAATACTTAGATGTTTTAGAAGAAGATCTTGAAATTCTAAGTAGTCCTTATAAAGGGAAATTGATTGATGCAATGAAAATGATTGAGTCTCATTATCAAAAAGAAGAGAATAAATAAAAGCCGAAAAATTATTTTTTTCGGCTTTTATTTAATAACGCCAACTATTTGCTTTTATTCACTTACTTGTTATAAAATTGAGTTATAAAGTATTGGTATTATTTTGATTAATGGATCAGGGATTCGTTTATTAAAATTTGGAGTGGAGGAGAAACTATGATTTTTAAGGGTGGTAGAAAAAGTTCGAATGTCGAAGACCGAACAAGTAGTGGTGGAGGAATGTCCACCTTAGCTGCTGGGGGAGGTATCGGTGCGATATTAATTGCGTTAATTTCATTCTTTTTTACAGGAAATTTAGGGAGTCTTGTAGATGTCTTTACATCGGGTATAACACCATCTAACTACGAAACAGTGAATGTTGATAGTGATGAATACAATGACCAAAAAGAATTTGCTTCTGTTGTATTCGGACATTTGGAAGATTATTGGAATGATGCTTTTCCGGCATCAAAAGGCAAGTATACAGAACCAACGTTAGTCTTGTTCTCAGGTAGCGTTAATTCAGCTTGTGGAACCGCGACAGCACAGGTTGGCCCGTTTTATTGTCCTGGTGACCAAAAAGTTTACTTAGATTTAAGTTTTGGTGATGAATTAGCCAAACGTTATGGTGCTAAAGGTGATTACGCGATGGCCTATGTTTTAGCTCATGAAGTAGGACATCATGTACAACAACAGTTAGGGATTACGGATCAATTGAACTATGTTCGACAACGTGTGTCGGAAAAAGACTACAACAAATATAGTGTTCAATTAGAATTACAAGCTGACTACTTTGGTGGTGCGTTTACGAAGTATTTAGCAGGTAAAACCTTTGAAGGGAAGCCGATTTTAGAAATGGGTGATGTTGAAGAAGCCATTGAAGCAGCTCATGCGATTGGTGATGACACCTTACAAAAACAAGCTCAGGGTTACGCGGTACCGGA
This is a stretch of genomic DNA from Vagococcus zengguangii. It encodes these proteins:
- the rpsP gene encoding 30S ribosomal protein S16, which translates into the protein MAVKIRLKRMGSKRNPFYRIVVADSRSPRDGRFIEVVGTYAPTKNPAEVTIKEDLVLDWLSKGAQPSDTVRNILSKEGVMKKHHEAKFTK
- a CDS encoding MarR family winged helix-turn-helix transcriptional regulator: MSDEQDAKQISSFIRIFSNYLNTIEKKMSNEQLTFNEIKVMLELYEADNLTARDIEERLDLDKSYMSRILKNLADLEFIEKEQSFEDKRLFYLSLTKEGKEAAKQLYYQYLDVLEEDLEILSSPYKGKLIDAMKMIESHYQKEENK
- the ypfJ gene encoding KPN_02809 family neutral zinc metallopeptidase; this translates as MIFKGGRKSSNVEDRTSSGGGMSTLAAGGGIGAILIALISFFFTGNLGSLVDVFTSGITPSNYETVNVDSDEYNDQKEFASVVFGHLEDYWNDAFPASKGKYTEPTLVLFSGSVNSACGTATAQVGPFYCPGDQKVYLDLSFGDELAKRYGAKGDYAMAYVLAHEVGHHVQQQLGITDQLNYVRQRVSEKDYNKYSVQLELQADYFGGAFTKYLAGKTFEGKPILEMGDVEEAIEAAHAIGDDTLQKQAQGYAVPDSFTHGTSAQRMEWFKRGYTYGDLENSNTFKAAGFTNIKY